A single genomic interval of Wolbachia endosymbiont of Diaphorina citri harbors:
- the hemF gene encoding oxygen-dependent coproporphyrinogen oxidase: MEKERTQAFEWFCALRDKIIESFLLIEKQPSAEPKIEKRKWNRPGGGSGESTIIFGNIFEKVGVNVSRVYGKLADSAINEIPGASESNGEFWASGISLVSHMQSPLIPAAHMNTRLIYTSKQWFGGGMDFTPIYKDEGDCKYIHESIKATCDEFNIEYYPKFKKQCDDYFFLQHRKEPRGIGGIFYDNLTSDDWKNNFEFTKAVGEAFLEIYLHIIHKHMQKSWTKEQREEQLIKRGRYVEFNLLYDRGTRFGLMTNGNPDAIMMSMPPLVKWV; this comes from the coding sequence ATGGAAAAAGAAAGGACACAAGCATTTGAATGGTTCTGCGCACTAAGAGATAAGATCATAGAATCTTTCTTATTAATTGAAAAACAACCATCCGCAGAGCCAAAGATCGAAAAAAGAAAGTGGAACCGACCAGGTGGAGGAAGTGGTGAATCTACAATTATCTTTGGTAATATTTTTGAAAAAGTTGGAGTAAACGTTTCAAGAGTATACGGAAAGCTCGCAGACTCAGCCATTAATGAAATTCCTGGTGCAAGTGAAAGCAATGGAGAGTTTTGGGCAAGCGGTATATCTTTAGTGTCTCACATGCAATCTCCCCTTATCCCTGCAGCACATATGAACACAAGGCTGATATATACCTCAAAACAATGGTTTGGTGGAGGAATGGACTTTACTCCAATTTATAAAGATGAGGGAGATTGCAAGTATATTCACGAATCAATTAAAGCAACTTGCGATGAGTTCAACATCGAATATTATCCGAAATTTAAAAAGCAATGTGATGATTACTTTTTTTTACAACATAGAAAAGAGCCACGTGGTATTGGTGGAATTTTTTATGACAATCTAACTTCTGACGATTGGAAAAATAATTTTGAGTTCACAAAAGCAGTAGGTGAAGCCTTTTTAGAAATTTACTTACACATCATACACAAACATATGCAAAAATCTTGGACAAAAGAACAACGAGAAGAACAATTGATAAAACGTGGCAGATATGTAGAGTTCAATCTTCTTTATGATCGTGGTACAAGGTTTGGTTTAATGACTAATGGTAACCCCGATGCAATTATGATGTCGATGCCGCCTCTTGTTAAGTGGGTGTGA